A region of Cucumis melo cultivar AY chromosome 2, USDA_Cmelo_AY_1.0, whole genome shotgun sequence DNA encodes the following proteins:
- the LOC103487239 gene encoding receptor-like protein CLAVATA2 — translation MDLRWLLGKLIPFSCLRVCWVRSSVPGRKWISSFFSSKSLDYHALLLSFLLIFCLNPSQSAELDPEDEASLLAFKSSIQDPNKNLSSWVGSNCSDWAGIACENKTGRVVSIKLTDMNLSGQINSGFCNLSFLEHLVLSQNNFSCSIPSCLGNLIRLRTVDLSRNRFRGVVPETLMKLENLEELILVGNQDLGGPIPSWIGNFSTKLQKLDLGFNSFSGEMPESLLNSTSLKHLDLQNNYLKGNVYDFLQPLVSLNLMSNRFSGTLPCFSACTRSLTVLNLANNSIFGGVPTCIASLRALVQLNLSSNHLTYKMSPRLLFAEQLLVLDLSNNDLYGPLPSMIVETIEKSGLVLLDLSHNRFSGGIPSKITELRSLQALFLSHNLLVGEIPARIGNLTYLQVIDLSYNYLSGSIPLNIVGCFQLLALILNNNNLSGEIQPELDALDSLKILDISNNMISGEVPLTLAGCKSLEIVDFSSNNLSGNLNDAITKWSNLRYLSLARNKFIGNLPSWLFAFEVIQLMDFSSNKFSGPIPDVNFNISSNFNSGDISRPSNEPFAAKKVVNFKVSTVVDVGSELQFNYDLSSAVGIDLSNNLLHGSIPEGLYSLEGLQYLNLSYNSLEGQVPGLEKMQSVRALDLSHNYLSGEIPGNISILEDLTLLDLSYNCFSGLVSEKQGFGRFPGAFAGNPDLCVESSGEGCRSSGIPTVPGKISDGETEGPISVWIFCLSAFISFYFGTVSLLCSARARNYFLHTKA, via the coding sequence ATGGACCTGAGATGGCTTTTGGGGAAGTTGATTCCATTTTCTTGTTTGAGGGTTTGTTGGGTTCGTTCTTCAGTTCCAGGCCGGAAATggatttcttctttcttttcatctAAGTCTCTTGACTACCATGCTCTGTTGCTCTCGTTCTTGTTGATTTTTTGCTTGAACCCTTCTCAATCAGCGGAGCTTGACCCTGAAGATGAGGCCTCTCTTTTGGCGTTCAAATCATCGATTCAAGACCCTAATAAGAATTTGTCAAGCTGGGTGGGTTCAAATTGTTCAGATTGGGCTGGAATTGCTTGTGAAAACAAGACTGGGAGAGTGGTTTCCATTAAACTCACTGATATGAACTTGTCTGGCCAAATTAACTCTGGATTCTGTAACCTCTCGTTTCTTGAGCACTTGGTTTTGTCTCAGAACAACTTTTCTTGCTCGATACCTTCGTGTTTGGGCAATTTAATTCGCCTTCGTACTGTTGATTTGAGTCGTAATCGGTTTCGAGGTGTTGTGCCTGAGACATTGATGAAACTAGAGAACTTGGAGGAGCTTATTTTGGTCGGTAACCAAGACTTGGGGGGTCCTATTCCTTCTTGGATTGGGAACTTCTCGACAAAGCTGCAGAAACTTGATCTGGGTTTCAACTCTTTTAGTGGTGAAATGCCTGAGAGTTTGTTGAACTCGACCTCTCTAAAGCATTTGGATCTTCAAAATAACTATTTGAAGGGGAATGTATATGATTTCCTTCAGCCTTTAGTTTCACTCAATCTCATGTCGAATCGATTTTCTGGAACTCTACCTTGTTTTTCAGCTTGCACACGGTCTCTCACAGTTCTTAATTTGGCTAACAATTCTATTTTTGGAGGAGTGCCCACGTGTATTGCGTCACTTCGTGCTTTGGTTCAGTTGAATCTATCATCCAATCATTTGACTTACAAGATGTCGCCTAGACTCCTGTTTGCAGAGCAGCTACTTGTGTTGGACTTGAGTAACAATGATCTATATGGCCCTCTTCCGAGCATGATTGTGGAGACGATAGAAAAATCAGGGCTTGTTCTCCTTGACTTGTCTCACAATCGATTTTCAGGTGGAATTCCATCAAAGATCACAGAACTGAGAAGTTTGCAGGCATTGTTCCTTTCACACAATCTCCTTGTGGGGGAAATTCCTGCAAGGATTGGGAATCTGACTTATCTCCAAGTCATTGATCTCTCATATAACTACTTATCGGGCTCAATTCCATTGAACATTGTGGGATGCTTTCAACTACTTGCTTTGATACTTAACAACAATAATCTTTCTGGTGAGATTCAACCTGAGCTTGATGCATTGGATAGTCTGAAGATATTAGACATTAGCAACAACATGATTTCTGGTGAAGTCCCACTGACTCTGGCGGGATGTAAATCATTAGAAATTGTTGATTTCAGCTCCAACAATCTCTCGGGAAATTTGAACGATGCGATAACAAAATGGTCGAACCTGCGATATCTCTCACTCGCTCGCAACAAATTCATAGGTAACCTTCCCAGTTGGTTGTTTGCCTTTGAAGTAATTCAGCTGATGGACTTCTCAAGCAACAAATTCTCTGGCCCCATACCCGATGTTAACTTCAACATTAGCTCAAATTTTAACAGTGGCGACATTAGTAGGCCATCAAATGAACCATTCGCAGCAAAGAAAGTTGTGAATTTCAAAGTTTCTACAGTTGTCGATGTTGGCAGTGAATTACAATTCAACTACGATCTGTCTTCGGCTGTTGGAATCGATTTGTCGAATAACTTACTACATGGGTCGATCCCAGAAGGTCTATATTCACTAGAGGGTCTTCAATACTTGAATTTATCATATAACTCTCTTGAAGGACAGGTTCCTGGGTTAGAGAAAATGCAGAGTGTAAGAGCCTTAGATTTGTCCCACAATTATCTGTCTGGTGAGATCCCAGGAAATATATCCATCCTTGAGGATTTAACTCTTCTCGATCTGTCCTATAACTGCTTCTCGGGTTTGGTTTCGGAGAAGCAAGGATTCGGGCGGTTTCCAGGTGCATTTGCTGGGAATCCAGACCTGTGTGTGGAGTCTTCGGGTGAAGGGTGTCGCTCCAGCGGTATTCCAACAGTTCCGGGGAAGATATCAGATGGCGAAACAGAGGGGCCAATATCGGTTTGGATTTTCTGTTTGAGTGCCTTTATAAGTTTCTACTTTGGGACTGTTTCCCTCTTGTGTTCTGCTAGAGCAAGAAACTACTTTCTTCACACAAAAGCTTGA